In the genome of Carassius carassius chromosome 12, fCarCar2.1, whole genome shotgun sequence, the window TTCCCTAAAATCAGGCATATTAGCTGGGTGGAGGAAAAACAGCTTGACATCGTCACCGAGTCTGAGATTTACTTACTGCCTTAAGATTTAGTTCACACCACTGAttgcttcttgttttttttttttgttttttttttttgctgttaatgCATTTGTAAATTGGATTTATTTCACTCCtgtaaaactacaaaatacaaaaacaaaaaaatagtagaaactttttattttttggattccACTGATATGCATTTACGAGACAAGATATGTATGTGTTTAATTGCTTGATTGCATAGTAAATATCACTTTATGTGCCTAATTGCATAATATATatcactttatcacaatatgtcTTTTCAAAcacacaacttaaaataaaaaaacgatcaGTGCAGTCTGCCTGTCAGGAATTTTGCTGTGGAAAATAAGCAACTAAAAAATAAGTGCAATTAACACAGAAGTGACAACACTGGCCTTTAATAAAGACCACCATAAGTCATGTCTGGAGTCTGCTAGAAGCCATGAGAATGAAGGGTCAATTGAAATTATGTAATTGTGATTGTTGTTTACCTATTGGTTATTTTCCCCCCTTTCATTTTCTGTCTTGTATGTATCTCTCAAGACATTTCCTGATTGGGTAATTGTGTCCCCTCCACATTACTGACTGCTTTTCTGAAATATGATTATGAAGTCTCACAGTAGTCAATATTAAGGTCAGACGTTATTAAATGCAAATActgtacactctaaaaaaaaagggtacaaaagttgtcactggggcagtaccttttcaaaagattcacttttgtaccttttaagtactaatatgtacctttaaggtaccaatatggattctttaggtacaaaggtgttCCTTCTGAAAAGATACTGCACCAGTGACAGTTTTTGTACTTtttgtgagtgtgtatatatatatatatatatatatataaaatgttgttcCTTTAAAAGTTAATACTGTACATGTCCTAGAAGATGTGCTAGAAGATAAGTGTTCTCTCATGGTAAACTATAAAAACCTTGGAACAGAAGGACAGTTCTGGATTTGTTGCATCATAGATAGGACATAACTGGCGTCTGGTGAAAGAGAGTGTGATTCAAGGTGATTTGCAGCATCTATTTGTCTTGGCATACTCTATTcaaaacctttattattattattattattataattttgcagGACCTTCTCGTTACCTGTATTCCATGCATTCTgcacattcatgtttattttttttttgtacttcatTATTTCTTTGTTTCCTACATTAAATGTGACTGCAATGACTTTGAAAGCACAAAAAGATGAACTGTATAATAAAACTTGATTTGACTGTCTTGTCATGCTGGAGTTTAAGACTGTGGGTGTTTTGGATTTATAGCTTAAATGTTGCATGACCGTGTTCTTGCAGAAAGAAAAATACTTGAGGAGGTAAAAATTTTGAGAATAACCAGAACAATATGTGAAAATTCAATGGAGTGAAGTGAATACTTCCTGAAGGCTCAATACATTTCAGATAAGAACTGTTAAACTTCAGCTCACAGACAGGCAATTCGCTATTCTGGAGTAAAATTTGCCAATGCAATATTGATATGTAACTGACAGGGGCCAACGCAAGAGTTGTCTGCAAAAACTTACAGCTGCTTCACTGGAGTTTTCATAACCTCCTGAAGACCTCCTGAAGATTTCTGTGACCTCCTCTGACCTCCTGAAGACCTATAGACCTATCTATACTTTTTCTTGCTTTATTTTTAGTTGGACAAGCACACCTTAGTAATAGCAGTGCTGAATCTCCTTCATTTATAAACTACACTGAGCCTAACTACAAATTTTAAAACTCAAAAATTATTTTCACTGACTAAAACATTCAACTCCATGGATACTTTAACAGTGATGACTTAATTCTGTCAGTTACGTTAAATTTATGTGTAGAACAGCACCCTCAAAAGGGAACATGAGTGGCCTTTCTGGGTACTGGCcaagtgacaagctgttgtacttctaaagattttttatttttatttttatttttttacagtgcagttatGCTTGGATCAGAGGTGCGAAGTATTtgagtaaatgtaattaattactgtaCTTGAGTATCTGTATGGATACTCTGTAGTTTTACTGAATATAAAAGATATTAGtctatttcattacattttctgtATCGATATCTGTACTCTTTACTCTATGCATACACTATATGGCACCTAGCTTTTTCATAGCAGTTTCTGCAACAAAAGAAGTGATATTGCCAACTACAGGGCATCTTGTGCTTTTTGTCCATACTCCCCCAAACCACTTAACTTAACTGAAGACACCTTCTACTTAACATGATTTTACTTATCTGTTAAGCTGAAGACACATTTTtgaagattttttgtttgtttgtttgttttagaaaaTAAGCATGATTGGTTTCCTCACAaatcaactctttttttttacactggcATCTTTGACATGCATCTTTGAGCCTATATTTAGTGTAAGTAAAATACTTAAGTAATTTTAAAATCAGATACTcgaagacttttactcaagttgtTTTGGATTTGGTGACGTGTAATGTAATGGAGTAATTTTAACCGTATAAGGTACTTTTACTCGATTATAGTTTTTAGGTTCTCTTTACACCTCTGACTTGGATTAATGTATAGCTTATTATgtctttttcattattattattattattattattactatttattattattatttacctttGAAAGATGTTAAAGATTCTGTATTCTGccattataatgtaaataaaatatagctCATCGCAGTATTGAGGGGAAAATGCACCGTCTTTTCTAAAGATTAATGGAGCACTTGGAATGAACTCAAGATATCTGACTAAAATCTCGGATTTACTGGGCTACAATATTAGTTTAACCCCACGATATTCCTTACAcgtaattctttatttatttcttctcaaATGTTTGCAATCTTATCGCCGCCcacattattacaattatttatgggAAAATGCTTTTACATTGCTTATCGTAGGAATCCAATACTTGTTCAAGTCTTGCTTGTTTCCACCCGGTTGAAAAAAGAGGACGCACAGTGCACCACTTATAGCGGTGTATAAAGTCTAAATAAAGCTTGCAGTTTTAAGGCAAGATAAGAATTGTTATTactatctttattattattacattctcgtaaaaaaaaaaaaacacaatgaagacGCCTCCTCAGAAACGCGTGTATCCTAAACTGCCCGTGTGGATTGTGGAGGACCATCATGAGGTAACGTTAAGTTAGATAATGTTCAATGTGATTTCAGTTCTTGCTAATGTAAGTTAACTTCAAGGCTTTGAAGCCTGACGCAACCAAATAATGCATTAACAGTAACTTAGTTCCAATAAAAGCAAAGTTAGTGGCTTTAAATGATAAATCAGCCCCTAAACgtgtaaaaaagaaaatagttacCGAAATGTTATTTCCACCTGCATTAGGTTGTGAAACACATATATCGTGCCATTGGCTCGAAACATATTCCAATGAAGGACCTTAAAATGATCCATTTGGACTCCCATCCTGATCTCCTCATCCCTGTGAACATGCCTGCTGATACAGTCTACGACAAAGAGACTCTGCTCAGGTGAGTTTACAAGGCTTTTTATATCAACTTTGGACACATAAATTATTCGATTACAGTATTTTtggacactatatatatatatatatatatatatatatatatatatatatatatatatatatatatatatatatattatcattattattatactacaTAAACTGTCATGGAAACTTGTAAGATCAGAAGttagttttgtattattattatttttttccctccgTGTCAGAAACCACTCATGTGCAGATTTGATAGTTTTACCCTTGTCCCAGGCACAGActgtcaaaaataataaaatccattattaaaatgttattgtattATTCTAAAACTGTGAATTGTAAGACTCTAAATAATAATTGAtacaatttcattattttaagtgAAGACTTTGTGTTTCGTTGTTTAgcctatttaataaaatacatatatgaaaTAATTGTAAGAACATTATTCTTTTTAAGCTTTTTGTTGTGCATCATTGTGCATAAGTTTAAAAGGGTTTCTATTTCAAGTAATgactatttatttagttagtgaattttagttaataaatcaaaaatacagaaaaaattgaCAAAAATTAGCAAAGTACAGAAAGTATGACTTGTTGAGGTCTACAGGGCTATTGTCAAAGACTTGTCCAAAAATGACTGTATAAAagagtaaaatgcatgaataccCCTCTGAATATTAAAATCAGAGGAACTTTAAAAAAGAGAGGTCATGCTGGTGAATATAAAGCTATTCACACCATGAGTTGCAACAGTGAGCGTAAGGGTTGACATGTTATCGTTTGCTCCTGCAGTGAGCTGAGCATTGAGAATTGGATTATGCCAATGGTCTATGCTGGACACGTATCCCACGTAGCCTGGCTGCATCCGTACTGGGCTCAGCAGATCAAAGAAGGACAGCATTCTATGTGTGTGGGGAAAGATTCATCTACAACCACCATCAGGTCAGGTGCAGCGTATCAGCATGGAACCATGAGATGGCATCATAGTCAGACGTTCATTTACTATTAATAAAGATGAGACCTCCACCCTGTCAGGAAACAGTGTACTGTTAAAATCATGTAAAAACATTCGGAATAACTCTCGTTCTCTTTGCAGGGTCACAAGCAGAGACGATTACTTTTTGAGTGACGCTCTTTACGTTCCACTGGATCAGCTGGAAAACCCAAAAGAGTTGCATTTAAATGTCATCCGCGTGGATCCTGTTGACAGTTCGCAGGAAAGGCCGCGTGGAAATGGACAAAGTGGTGCTAAAATACCAAAACAAACTGTAAAAGAGGACAGAGATGTGCAGTTAAAACGGGAGACCCCGTGCACTTCCTCTCCTCCACCGCTTGATGGCAGCACTGCGTCGGGAAACTGCAGTCACACAGTCACGAAGACTGATGAGGGCTCAACAAACTGCATCACGGAGCGGCTTTTAGCAGTTATAGAGCAAACTGACCCGTTCATACTTGACATTGACTTGGATTTTTTCTCCTGTAAGAACCCTTTCAAGGAGATTTACACGCAGGTGGAGTGAGTCAAGCTGATATACAAAGAGCTTTATAGACAAATGGAAGATATTAAAtagaatcagttttttttttttcagaactcgCATGGAATCGATATTGTTTTATGTGTAGTTATATCTATCTAAATTGTGTTTTCCACTGTTGTTGTTTTACAGGAAGAGTGTGCTCTCCTGCAAGAGTTGTACAGCTTTAGCAGGCCACAGCAGGATTCAGACGAGGTAACGAGATTCCTaatcaaatgtattataattaatcATGAGATATTCCTTCATCATAGCAACAAGCTCTTTGGATGTTCCTACACACCTTCAGGGGATGAAGCTAAATCTAATCTTATAAGAagctaaatgtaattttttattgattttttttttttttaaacaatggcatTAACTATGCTCTCCAAAGTTAATGGTTAAATCAACTGATGTGTGGTAAAAAAGAGTGTATGTATTAGCTGTTGCAACAGCTTTTATCAGAATCAGTCAGTCAGAACTGTTTTATCATTCATCCTTGACCTCAAAGTAATCTTTGACATCTTCTCATTTGAATGCCGATGCATACAGACACAGAAGTCTGAGACTACTGCTGGAAACGTTTTGCATTCTTCTACTTAAAACCTATTTTAATTGCAAATTATATTATTAGCCTGACAATGCAAATGAAAAGTTCAATTCAGGGATGAACTTAAATTGTTGTCACAATCACAaatgtacactactgttaaaaagtttggggtttgcAATATTGCCTCTTGCtccagcaaggctgcatttaagtgatcaaaattacagcaaattaaaaaaaaaagatttttgaataaaaatttattaataatagaGTAATATCATTAGACATtactacaattaaaaacaaatattttccattggaaactgttttctatttaaaaaaatagaaaaaatatatatattctaaaattcAATGTAATTAattgatggcaaagttgaattttcagcagtcattacactATTtctcagtatcacatgatccttcagaaatcattctaatgtgctgatttggtgctcaagaaatatttatttaacttaaaactctttcataatattataaatatatttgcaataattttcatttctttaaatGTATCCTTCTTGAGgcagaaaaaaatgtattgaccccaaacctttgaatagtAAAGTACTTACTTCTGAATAgtcacataaaaatataaaaatagtgtagaaagacatttcttttttatgtatttagtaAATTTTGTAACATCAAAAACCCTGTTTATTCCCAGGTTTAAATGAGATCCTATTAATATTCAATTGTGATCTCAGgctttttaaacacacacaagaaGATGGTGGCAAATAACAGTCTTTTACAGTTCCATGTGTTGGTTTTCAGGAGGAGCTCTTAAATTGTGTAGAGAGACGAACTCGCCAGCTTGAAGACCTGGAGGCTGCATTTGCTGAACTGCTAGAGGATGACAGCCAGGAAACTGTTGAACGTTTAGCAGCAAACCCAAGGTATGCATTACTGCTGTCATTGAGACTGTAGAGCCACAGGCTCGGTGCTTTTTGTTTATAGCTCCATTTCAGTGCACTATTGAGCTTGATTGATTGCTGTATGTGGTCAGTATGCATTTGATCAAGCAGGAGATGACAGCCTCatgcattgatttattgatttcctTTCCTCTCTTTCTTTGTAGAATGAAATCTCTTGTCAGACTTGTACACAGCCTTAAGAATCGAACTCCGTCACCGGACTATGAAATGGTAAAGttgtatgtaaaaataaaaaataataatatcagcaTGTTTCAAATCATCTTATTTTACCTTCATATTCTTGTAATAAACTCCTCTAACTTAATGAAAAACCAGATGGCGGAAGGATACTGAAGCTTTAATCTTCTATTTTACTGTAGAGTACACATTCACTTTTCAGAAATGTGGCTCTTATCCATGCTAGTCACGTTGTTTCTGCTTGGGGTCAATTTGAAATTGAACGGTGttgaaaaatacaaagaaataaatcaaaattgGCTCCTGTCTGGTGTATTGCTGAGCTCATGTTAGCAAATGTATTTATTCCTGTTTAATATCTCTGAGGCATCTCAGACCAAACAGTAGCTTTGAAAGCCCTAAACATCCTTgtcaatttaaatgaaaatgatatatataaataaatatatatatatatatatatatagagagagaaatagatatgtacgtgtgtgtatatatacgtgtctgtgtgtgtatatggttttatatatatatatatatatatatatatatatatatatatatatacgaacatttatatatatatataatcatgagTTAAGTAAAAACATGCTGATGTAATGAATGTGATTCGAGGCATTCTCTTTAAAAACAAGTCATGCATTTTAAAGTAAATGTATTCCAGAAAACAGTATCTAAACATCTTTGATATAAGGCACAgtactaattaaaaatgtttcgcAGTGATAAGGAAAAATAGTGAATTATCAGTTTGTTACTTGATGTCAAGTATATTTTCAAGATATTGAGAGCCTCCAAGCAAACCATGAGGGATAACAAATTTGCGTTCCTTGGTTTGTGGTGCTGAGGCACTTCTGCCAGTGCCGCAGGCTGATATATTTGTGCCTGTGGTGTTGAGTTTAGGTGCATCAAGCAGGCTTGACCTGTGATTACTCCGAGCTCCCTCACCACATCAGCAGTGAGGAGGAGATCCAGCAGTTGATCACGGCCGTGCAGCTCTTCCTGGAAGCCCTGCCCAAACCCACCATAGTCACTATATCCAGGTACATCGGTCAGAGCATGTCGACATCTGTTCTGTGTCTCCTTTTGAAAAATACAATGGGTTCTTTAAGCTTTCACTTATGGTTTGTTACATCCTCTAaggttaaaagttttttttttcttcctcctcaGAGAAACATCatatttcttgttttcttttcggTCTGCATTAATTAGCTTTGTAATTTTGATATAATGATCGTAAGTAGGCTGCTAGTTGCCCCAAAAGCAGATGCTTGAATCTGTGCCGTTGAGACCGATAGTGTTATGTGAGACTTGTGTCTGAGTGATCTGTTAGGATGCATTTTAATGAGCATAGTCTCAACATCACACTCATCAGTCACTCTCTTATCTGTGGGAGTCAAGGGGAGCTCAGCCCTTCATGGTCCACGGGAATATTTTTCATCacggagtcttttttttttttttttttgcttgtttgtttgtatttatatttggtgataagaaatatttcttatttttagcaAAATTGAAAAgcaatgtgctgcttaatatttttgtggaatagttttttgttgttgcttttaaagcactgaccgcaaacttttgaacagtagtgcatttgtttatatgtcattgcacatatattattaatgtatgaatactgtttaaataataattaagaaaataTAAGATTTGAAATGTTTCTTCCATTTTCCATTTGTTCATGTCAGATCCAGTTTGGATGAGTATTGCCCAGCGGAGCAGGTGGATTCCATCCAGAACAGTGTGCTGAACATTCTAGAGTCCCTCTTTGGCTGCTTAGATGTTCACAGAGAGTATGAATCAATACCATCGGAGATCACATCACAGACGCCATGAGGAGGGAGGGAGGTTAAATTCAGCAGCAGCTGTGGCATATTCTTTACCAGTAGCTGCTTTCAGAAGAGTGGATGTAGCAAAGCTATTAAAACCTTGCTGTGATTTTGCTGTGTACTCTGTTACTGCCTGCTTTGAGTGCACATGTAACAATGAGGTTGaaatgcagattcattcaaaGTAAGAGATGCCGAAATACTGGGTAATATTTGTTTCTGAATTGTCCCCAAAATGTTTATTAGCACAGTAAAGTAAAAAGCCTAAGACTTTCATATGAATTCTGTGCTGCAGTGATTTATCCTTTGTGCATGCATACTTCAGTCTGGGAATAGCAGATACATTGATACAAAACTGCACATTTCCCCTTTCCCTGTGTGGCCCTTTGTGCTTCGGCTGTCTTTGTCTGAAGCCTGAGGTGGTTACCAATTCACCTGAGCTTTGTACATTTCACCCTCCTTTATTCCTCTATGCCCACAGACTTCTAGACTAGTCTAAATATGCCTGACCTGACTTTTAATTTCACTGCATGACAAAACAACTATAAGCTagtaaaaggatagttcacaaaaGAGTGAAAATTGttaccatttactcaccctcattttgacccaaatttgcatggctttctttcttctgtgaaacaaaatgtcaaataaaaatcagtggggtccagtgttgttttgaacCCACAATTGAATCACAATTGAAATattctccaaaatatcttatGATAGTTTATACTAAGGGTTTGTTAACTTCTTGAATTTGATTGGCTGACAAACGTTCTAAGGTAAGGTGTGCAATGAAAATAGAACATGTGAACAATGTCTTGAAGTGTGGTAACCATTgtataagcggaataattgactCCCGTCCGTTGAATTAATAGAACACAACGCACATCCAAGGTGTAATGCGACCACGACCTGATGTGGAGTcatcgtcaattattccttacataaaGACAGTAAGACATGTATGGAGACTAAAGGATAACcagttcatttttggctgaactgtctcTTCAAATCTTAGCAGGAATTTCATACCAAATCACTCACATAAAACACTTTAATCTAAAGTAAGAGGTTCAAAATATAGGAGTTTTAAATTGTGGTGTTACATATAAACTCAGTCCAGTGTACAGAGGGCATGAGAGGAGACTGTCGTCACGGTAACTAATACCAGTCACCTAAAAAGCCCCAGCTGATCGGTTGTTCAGCAGTAATTGGTCTGAATCTTGTGTGAAAGAGACTGTTGCACTGCTACTGTATATTGCCTTTGAATACAATACAATGTGTCCTTTAAACCACCCTGCATATATATTCTCAACACACTCTTTGTTATTAAGGTTGAAATGCATTCAGTGAAAATCTTTAGCATGAATTgtgtataatgttataatgtgtaTATCATAACTAGTTTTTAATGCATACTTGCAATCAAGATGTCTCAGTGTGAACTGATCAGAGTCTGATAAGCAGTTATGCTTGTAAAGAATGCTAAACAATGCAGCACATGACATCAATTAGTAGGTCGATTGCAGGCTGTCTCAAAGCTGCTTTGAGTTGCAGAAAACGGCAATTgctgatgttctgtgtcattaCATTTAAAACTTCTGAACTCAGGGAAgtacaattacataaaaaaattgctTTATTCTGTTGACTTAAGATGAATGCTAGCTCACATGGTGAATTAATATGACCTGTCATTAGATGCTCTCATAAGAGCAACTGTGACGCATGCTGGCCATCTCTCCGAAACTATATATGTTTCATTAACAGTAATCACAGACTGAATGATGAGTCCTCTAATACTGGTCTGAATACATGATTTGCACAAAATAACACACAGAACACGGTCTAAATTGTTTTGACCCTGAACTCAACAGCACTTAAAAAAGTCTCTCCTCTTTTCTGACTCATTTGCCCTACAGAAAACAGCAGTGATGCTTTGTCACGGCAGgatgaattattattttcattttgaatatatttataatgaattattattttttaacacctACAGCAAAACAATTAATTGGTATTCAAACTATGTACATGTATATAATGATAATTGAAAGTAAAAGcatcatgcatttttttaagatGGTTACTgaacatttttaagtttttttgttgtttgttttgttttttgacaatTATCATAAATATCAAGACATTTTCGTATGTTTACTTTAATCTggataaaatgtactttttatcATATGAGAGATTATTTTAAAACTCAATGAACCTGGTATGTCTAATATTTATAAAGTTCTAAAACCAAATTGCTTTAGTGCtttctattattatattattattatataaaaaagcagtGATTTTAGCAGCAATTTTgctttaaaattgtataaatatcaGACAAAGTCGGTGTGGCATAATCAAAATCCAAGCTATTTTTTAAATCAGTGGAAAACCATTAAGCTGGAGTGCACAGATGAGTCAAGGCCATTGAGTTTTAAAataaggtaaaataaataaataaaattatttgataaGACTTTTAATTCAGAAACTGAAAATATGTTCATTGTAGAAGAGGTATTCAAGTCATTTTCAATATCACTAACTATAAAATTTGCATGGTCTGGGACAAACTTTTTTCATGGACAGGCTCACATGAAGATAAGGCATGATATATTGTAGAAGCCCTTAGTGGCCCTTCCTCTCATTCGGTCCCCGGGAAAAATCTTAATCACAGTGATAGCCCTTTTCCGTGATAAATGACCCTAAATGATTTGTTCTATTCATTTCTTCTAAGTGTTGGGTTGGTAATCAGAAAGACTATAACATCTTGTTAATAATCAAAGCTAATTTAAGCTTTCAGAGAGAGATCATATGTGTATGGAAGCATAATCAGCTAAAGGATATGATGGAAAATATACTAGTTTTCTTGAGCAGGTTTGATCAATATTAATTTACACTTTAGCTTGCTTAGAAAACTTTTATGAATAGACTATTTCCAGGCATATCCTTTACCTTGACGTTGTAAATGCCATGATTGTCAATCACAATCACATATATCTATATTATGGCAAAAAGCCTTAAAAATGTCTGATGTAAGGCACATAAGGCCAATTTTCATTTGGATTTTCACAGAACGAGAGCACTGCATCTGAGAGGTGAATCAGCCTGTTTTTTGGCATCATGTCTAAGTGGGGCGTTGTGCCATGCAGGTTGTGAGTGTTTTCATCTTCACTAAATATCAATGCGATGAAATGCAGACACGCAGAACACCATTCCCACAGCGTTAAGACTCCCTAATGGATACATTTTATTCACATCTCAGTCCCTATTTTCCTACAAAGTAATCATGTAAGGCAAAAATAGACTTGCCTGAGCAGCTCAGCGTGATTGTGAATATCATCTTACGCCATTAGCCTTGTTATCTTGCAGGTGTAATTGAAACTGGTTCTCATTTGCATGGTTCATTtggtttaaaaatgattaaattattttttgcagtttttcttctgttcctcttctgaatttttttttttttcataaggttCAATTAAAATGGAGTTTCCGTCCAGAGCTAATAATATTCCATATTAAGCTATGAACAATGAATGGTTTTTATACTTTGGCTTATAAAATCTACTGTAAAATGCACTGCAAACTCACTGCTTTAGGACTCAGAAAGGCAAACAgctaaaataatatacatattaacaTAACATGTAtagttttttatatacatattttaaatattttacagattGAACTAAATCAAACACAATAAACTCATACGCAGCTGCCTTTCAGGCCATTGGTTACTCTGTCACAGTGCAGTTGTCAGCATATCGAGTAATGGTGCCAACCTGACTGAGCCCACACGGATGATGTTGCTGTCCCAAAGGTCAAGTATATTATTCTATATCAAGATCGTTCATCAAACAATCAGTCAATTAAGGAGATGTATGATCTCTACCCAACAGAATTTCCCAGAGTCCCTTGTCAGGTTTTCAAAAATGCATCTCAAAAAGACAAATAAAGTCTGCCATTTCTGTAAATACAGCGgcctaataacaaataaatatgccAGTGATTATGAAAAGAAGTAATCCTTCAAAAAGCTGGTGGCAAGTGCCAAATACTTGAAACTTACTGTATTATTGGTGgtttcacatatttaaaaaaaatcgtcATACCATTTTCATTATCAATCaatcgatcaatcaatcaatcaatggcTCTAAAAAATGTCTAGTGATGTAAACATTAACTAAATCACTTAAATTCTTGCACCACAcaattcagtcatttttttttttaacgttttctggttttctaaaatattttttaggtATTAAAAAACTGACCTTGGCTTATTGGACCTCTCTGATTTCCTGGTTTTCAACGTAATAACAAAAAAGATTGCTGTTGCCCAACATTCATCTCCACTCTTAACTTCGTTCTGGCATAATCTGGAAATGGTGACGCAAAGAACATTCCTCGATAAGTAAAAATGGCAGCTATTCTAAAACTAATGTGAGAGAGGGGCTTAAAAAGACAAACAGCATATAAAACATAGGCCTAGTCAGTAAAATCACCAGCTATCGGGTTATTTTACTAAAGCTGATGATGGAGTAGAAGTTGTGGAACAGCAAGTGGACCAAGCACATGGAGCAGATAAAAACAGCGCCATAGTCCACGCAGATTTTAGGTTAGTTTGATTATTATCTTAATGGATGTATTTGGCTTTTTGTGTTTCAACAAACTCTATATTCGCTTAAGGGTTGGGAAATAACCTGGTAGAAAAATGCCAATCGTTTTGCACATCATGATGTAAGCTTATCAGTTAAATGCGTTTTAAGCATTGTGGTTTAAAAACAAATGATTTGAAACTATTCGT includes:
- the c12h5orf22 gene encoding UPF0489 protein C5orf22 homolog codes for the protein MKTPPQKRVYPKLPVWIVEDHHEVVKHIYRAIGSKHIPMKDLKMIHLDSHPDLLIPVNMPADTVYDKETLLSELSIENWIMPMVYAGHVSHVAWLHPYWAQQIKEGQHSMCVGKDSSTTTIRVTSRDDYFLSDALYVPLDQLENPKELHLNVIRVDPVDSSQERPRGNGQSGAKIPKQTVKEDRDVQLKRETPCTSSPPPLDGSTASGNCSHTVTKTDEGSTNCITERLLAVIEQTDPFILDIDLDFFSCKNPFKEIYTQEECALLQELYSFSRPQQDSDEEELLNCVERRTRQLEDLEAAFAELLEDDSQETVERLAANPRMKSLVRLVHSLKNRTPSPDYEMVHQAGLTCDYSELPHHISSEEEIQQLITAVQLFLEALPKPTIVTISRSSLDEYCPAEQVDSIQNSVLNILESLFGCLDVHREYESIPSEITSQTP